One Clostridium novyi NT genomic window carries:
- the pyk gene encoding pyruvate kinase, whose product MQRTKMVFTIGPASENKEYLRELILAGMSAARLNFSHGDFEEHGARIKTIRELRKELNKQVAIVLDTKGPEIRTKEFDGKVQLVKGSKFTVYCTEDVMGDATKCSITYTELYKDVKPGNTILIDDGLVALTVESIEDTKIHCVVANDGVVSSKKGVNVPNVSIKLPAITEKDKGDLIFGCQEEVDMVAASFIRKADDVKAIRKVLEENGGSHIRIFSKIENQEGVDNVDEILEASDGIMVARGDMGVEIPIEQVPIVQKMIINKCNKAGKPVITATQMLDSMIRNPRPTRAEASDVANAIFDGTDATMLSGESANGDYPIQAAQTMARIAQTAEKYVDHKAALEKRKAEKVTNVADAISLSACEAAMELNAAAIIVPTKSGATARMIAKYRPACPIIAVTPEDKITRRLSLSSGVYPITATAFNSTDEMIEKSVAFAKEAGHVKDGDTVVVAAGLPIHESGTTNMIKVHVVGK is encoded by the coding sequence ATGCAAAGAACTAAGATGGTTTTTACAATTGGACCTGCAAGTGAGAACAAAGAATATTTAAGAGAACTTATTTTAGCTGGAATGAGTGCAGCTAGACTTAACTTTTCACATGGTGATTTTGAAGAACATGGTGCAAGAATTAAGACTATAAGAGAATTAAGAAAAGAATTAAACAAGCAAGTAGCTATAGTTCTAGATACTAAAGGACCTGAAATCAGAACTAAAGAATTTGATGGAAAAGTACAATTAGTTAAAGGAAGCAAATTCACTGTATATTGTACAGAAGACGTAATGGGAGATGCAACTAAATGTAGCATCACTTACACTGAACTATACAAAGACGTTAAACCAGGAAACACTATCTTAATAGATGATGGTTTAGTAGCTCTTACTGTAGAATCAATCGAAGATACTAAAATCCACTGTGTAGTTGCAAACGACGGTGTTGTATCTAGCAAAAAGGGAGTTAACGTTCCAAACGTAAGCATCAAACTTCCAGCTATCACTGAAAAAGACAAGGGAGATTTAATCTTCGGTTGTCAAGAAGAAGTTGATATGGTTGCTGCTTCATTCATAAGAAAAGCAGATGATGTTAAAGCTATAAGAAAAGTTTTAGAAGAAAATGGTGGAAGCCACATAAGAATATTCTCTAAAATAGAAAACCAAGAAGGTGTAGATAATGTTGATGAAATATTAGAAGCATCTGATGGTATCATGGTAGCTAGAGGAGACATGGGAGTTGAAATTCCTATAGAACAAGTTCCAATAGTTCAAAAAATGATAATCAACAAATGTAACAAAGCTGGAAAACCAGTTATAACAGCAACACAAATGTTAGATTCTATGATCAGAAACCCAAGACCAACAAGAGCAGAAGCATCAGACGTAGCAAACGCTATATTTGATGGAACAGATGCTACAATGCTAAGTGGAGAATCTGCAAACGGAGATTACCCAATCCAAGCAGCTCAAACTATGGCTAGAATAGCTCAAACTGCAGAAAAGTATGTTGATCACAAAGCTGCTCTAGAAAAGAGAAAAGCAGAAAAAGTAACTAATGTAGCAGACGCTATAAGCTTAAGCGCTTGTGAAGCAGCTATGGAATTAAACGCTGCTGCAATCATCGTTCCAACTAAATCTGGAGCAACTGCTAGAATGATCGCTAAATATAGACCAGCATGCCCAATCATCGCTGTAACACCAGAAGATAAGATAACAAGAAGATTATCTTTATCAAGCGGAGTATATCCAATAACTGCTACAGCATTCAACTCAACTGATGAAATGATCGAAAAATCAGTTGCATTTGCTAAAGAAGCAGGACACGTTAAAGATGGAGATACTGTTGTTGTAGCTGCTGGACTTCCAATACATGAATCAGGCACTACTAACATGATCAAAGTACACGTTGTAGGAAAATAG
- the pfkA gene encoding 6-phosphofructokinase: MKTIAVLTSGGDAPGMNAAIRAVVRTGLDKGLKVMGIQRGYSGLINGEIFEMHRYSVADIIHRGGTILRTARCEEFKTEAGRKKGVNILKAFGIDGVVVIGGDGSFQGAQLLSKLGVKTIGIPGTIDNDLAYTDYTIGFDTATNTVLDAINKLRDTSSSHERVSIVEVMGRGCGDLALFAGIGGGAESVIVPEKEFNEDELCKTILEGKLRGKLHNLIILAEGVGGGEALTKKVQETTGIQTRLTTLGHLQRGGSPSAFDRILASRLGVKAVELLLEGKSSRVVGLRNNKVVDDDIDEALSMKSKFDDELYDIAKILSY; the protein is encoded by the coding sequence ATGAAAACAATTGCCGTTTTAACAAGTGGTGGAGATGCACCTGGAATGAATGCTGCAATTAGAGCAGTTGTAAGAACAGGATTAGACAAGGGTCTAAAAGTAATGGGAATACAAAGAGGATACAGTGGTTTAATAAACGGAGAAATTTTTGAAATGCACCGCTACAGTGTTGCCGATATAATACATAGAGGCGGGACAATTTTAAGAACAGCTCGTTGTGAAGAATTTAAGACAGAAGCTGGAAGAAAAAAAGGTGTTAATATTTTAAAAGCTTTTGGTATTGATGGAGTTGTTGTAATAGGTGGAGATGGATCTTTCCAAGGAGCACAATTGCTATCAAAATTAGGAGTTAAAACAATAGGAATACCAGGTACTATAGATAATGACCTAGCATATACAGATTATACTATTGGTTTTGACACTGCCACTAACACAGTTTTAGATGCTATCAATAAATTAAGAGATACTTCATCTTCTCATGAAAGAGTTAGTATAGTTGAAGTTATGGGAAGAGGATGCGGTGACTTAGCACTATTCGCAGGAATAGGTGGAGGAGCTGAAAGCGTAATCGTTCCAGAAAAAGAATTCAATGAAGATGAATTATGTAAAACAATATTAGAAGGTAAGTTAAGAGGAAAACTTCACAACCTTATCATCTTAGCAGAAGGTGTAGGTGGAGGAGAAGCTCTAACTAAAAAAGTTCAAGAAACAACAGGAATACAAACTAGATTAACAACTTTAGGACATTTACAAAGAGGAGGAAGCCCTTCTGCATTTGATAGAATTCTAGCTTCTAGATTAGGAGTTAAAGCTGTTGAATTATTACTAGAAGGAAAATCTTCAAGAGTAGTTGGTTTACGTAATAATAAGGTAGTTGATGATGATATAGATGAAGCGTTATCAATGAAAAGCAAATTTGATGATGAACTATATGATATAGCAAAAATACTATCTTATTAA
- the pdxS gene encoding pyridoxal 5'-phosphate synthase lyase subunit PdxS yields the protein MNTKCEVNERLIGGVIMDVVNKEQAKIAEEAGAVAVMALERVPSDIRKEGGVSRMSDPKMIKEIIDAVSIPVMAKVRIGHVVEAQILQAIGIDYIDESEVLTPADDLFHINKKEFNVPFVCGARNLGEALRRIGEGACMIRTKGEAGTGNVIEAVRHMRTIQSQIRKLKVMPKEELMIAAKELGAPYDLVEYVRENGKLPVINFAAGGIATPADAALMMQLGCDGVFVGSGIFKSENPTKRAKAIVEAVKNYNNPLKIAEVSEGLGEAMTGLEIDKLDVTFAER from the coding sequence TTGAATACTAAGTGCGAAGTAAATGAAAGATTAATTGGCGGAGTTATAATGGATGTTGTAAACAAGGAGCAAGCTAAAATTGCTGAAGAAGCAGGAGCAGTTGCTGTAATGGCATTAGAGAGAGTACCATCCGATATAAGAAAAGAAGGTGGAGTATCTAGAATGTCAGATCCTAAAATGATAAAGGAAATTATAGATGCAGTTTCAATTCCTGTAATGGCAAAGGTGAGAATAGGGCATGTAGTTGAAGCACAAATTTTACAAGCTATAGGAATTGATTATATTGATGAAAGTGAAGTATTAACTCCAGCAGATGATTTGTTTCATATAAACAAGAAAGAATTTAATGTACCTTTTGTTTGTGGTGCTAGAAATCTTGGGGAAGCTTTAAGAAGAATTGGAGAAGGTGCTTGTATGATAAGAACAAAAGGGGAAGCAGGTACTGGAAATGTAATTGAAGCGGTAAGACATATGAGAACAATTCAATCTCAAATAAGAAAACTTAAAGTTATGCCTAAAGAGGAACTTATGATAGCTGCAAAGGAACTGGGTGCACCTTATGATTTGGTTGAATATGTAAGAGAAAATGGGAAGCTACCTGTTATAAATTTTGCAGCAGGGGGAATTGCAACACCAGCAGATGCAGCACTTATGATGCAACTTGGTTGCGATGGTGTGTTTGTTGGTTCTGGAATATTTAAATCAGAAAATCCAACTAAGAGAGCTAAAGCTATAGTTGAAGCCGTTAAAAATTATAATAATCCTTTAAAAATAGCTGAGGTTTCAGAAGGATTAGGTGAGGCAATGACTGGGCTTGAAATAGATAAGTTAGATGTGACATTTGCGGAAAGATAA
- a CDS encoding collagenase — protein MKRKMLKLMCNLIAVGLVSSSLSVNVLAVDNIQNNIVVSRENTINKKYSIGELEKLSNEKLIDTLSKIKWNDITDFMQYNDGARKFYSDYSRVQAIINAIKERGSQYTEENDKGIPTLIEVLRAGFYLGFYNKQLSDFDSIKYKERCIPAINSVINNSNFKLGTPCQNEIIKSVGLLISNTTCDEKIVNKLTPILVQYNSNVDENVKDYTKGQAIYNIIEGVSYSIESYLDKSNVKVDNTVWFKNIDGFINEVSKLSLINNITDDNEWLIDNGIYYSGRLAKAHSDMRVPQKTLEKALEVYPYLSDHYLKAVETIAYKFNGTKLDGSKIDLSNIKEEAKKKYTPKTYKFDNGSVVIKAGDKVSEEKIKRLYWASKEVKAQFHRVIGSDNPLEKGHPDDILNIVIYNNPKEYKVNTILYGYSTDNGGIYIENKGTFFTYERTEKDSIFSLEELFRHEFTHYLQGRYLVPGMWGVSDFYKGNNCRLTWFEEGSAEFFAGATRKDNILPRKSEVKGISWSPERRFSVTKLLHSQYGSFDFYNYGFAFNDYIYNNKKDILNNLVNYIKQNDVKGYESYIEKLSARENLNKKYQNHMQKLFENYDNLTTPLVSDDYLKEHPNKTSKEVYSDIEKTCNLKDIKISEEKGEFFNTFTLRGTYEKSTSNDEMQDWNDMNNLCNKFLNDLEKLNWSGYKTLTCYFVNPRVNKLGNLEYDIVFHGILKDEVHVTDNKKDPDTKSSKDVKEDGKTINERKSEVKNGSSFEDAIGPIKSNNILGTLKENYKQIYYFNIDKPTDIDINLENKSNEKIAWKVYSEENIDDCIGYPNINGKFLNGKIHVSKKGKYYLVVYKYSKETVDYNFKIDGLNDEEMVAESEPNNCFEQANKLKLGDTILGEVSKNDYMDIYTFDIKDKREVSINLSKLGSGEINWLVFSANDLTNYKFYALKNGNNMSNKFITEPGKYYISVYKISENGGKYSLSIK, from the coding sequence ATGAAAAGAAAGATGTTAAAGCTTATGTGCAATTTAATAGCTGTAGGATTAGTTTCAAGTAGTTTATCAGTAAACGTTTTAGCAGTAGATAATATTCAAAATAATATTGTTGTAAGTAGAGAAAATACTATTAATAAAAAATATTCTATAGGTGAATTAGAAAAGTTATCAAATGAAAAACTTATAGATACTCTTTCAAAGATAAAGTGGAATGATATAACAGATTTTATGCAATATAATGATGGAGCTAGAAAATTTTATTCTGATTACAGTAGGGTACAAGCTATTATAAATGCAATAAAAGAAAGAGGCTCACAATATACTGAAGAAAATGATAAAGGTATTCCAACATTAATAGAGGTTTTAAGAGCTGGATTTTATTTGGGATTCTATAATAAACAATTAAGTGATTTTGACAGTATAAAGTATAAGGAAAGATGTATTCCAGCGATTAATTCTGTAATAAATAATTCTAATTTTAAATTAGGTACACCTTGTCAAAACGAAATTATAAAAAGTGTAGGATTATTAATAAGTAATACTACATGTGATGAGAAGATAGTAAATAAGTTAACACCTATATTAGTTCAATATAATAGTAATGTGGATGAAAATGTTAAAGATTATACTAAAGGACAAGCTATATATAATATTATAGAGGGGGTTAGCTATTCTATAGAATCATACTTGGATAAGTCCAATGTTAAAGTAGATAATACTGTATGGTTTAAAAATATAGATGGTTTTATTAATGAAGTTTCAAAACTTTCTTTAATAAATAATATTACAGATGATAATGAATGGCTTATAGATAATGGTATATATTATAGTGGAAGATTAGCTAAGGCTCATAGTGATATGAGAGTTCCTCAAAAAACATTAGAAAAAGCATTAGAAGTATATCCATATTTAAGTGATCATTATTTAAAGGCAGTAGAGACTATAGCATATAAATTTAATGGTACAAAGTTAGATGGAAGTAAAATAGATTTAAGTAATATAAAAGAAGAAGCAAAGAAAAAGTATACTCCTAAAACATATAAATTTGATAATGGTAGTGTAGTTATTAAAGCAGGAGATAAGGTTTCAGAAGAAAAGATAAAAAGACTTTATTGGGCATCTAAAGAGGTAAAGGCTCAATTTCATAGAGTAATTGGAAGTGATAATCCATTAGAAAAAGGGCATCCAGATGATATACTAAATATAGTTATTTATAATAATCCAAAGGAATACAAAGTTAATACTATTTTGTATGGATATAGTACAGATAATGGTGGTATATACATTGAAAATAAAGGAACATTTTTTACTTATGAAAGAACAGAGAAGGATAGTATTTTTAGCCTAGAAGAATTATTTAGACATGAGTTTACGCATTATCTTCAAGGAAGATACTTGGTTCCAGGTATGTGGGGTGTTAGTGATTTTTATAAAGGTAATAATTGTAGACTTACTTGGTTTGAGGAAGGCTCAGCGGAATTTTTTGCAGGAGCTACAAGAAAAGATAATATATTGCCAAGAAAATCAGAAGTAAAGGGAATATCATGGAGTCCTGAAAGAAGATTTAGTGTAACAAAGCTTTTACATTCTCAATATGGATCCTTTGATTTCTATAATTATGGATTTGCATTTAATGATTATATTTATAATAACAAAAAAGATATATTAAATAATTTGGTTAATTATATAAAGCAAAATGATGTTAAAGGATATGAAAGTTATATAGAAAAATTAAGTGCTAGAGAAAATCTTAATAAAAAATATCAAAATCATATGCAAAAGTTATTTGAAAACTATGATAACTTAACAACGCCATTAGTATCAGATGATTATTTAAAAGAACATCCGAATAAAACTTCAAAGGAAGTTTACTCTGATATAGAAAAGACTTGTAATTTAAAAGATATTAAGATATCAGAAGAAAAAGGAGAATTTTTTAATACATTTACATTAAGAGGAACTTACGAAAAATCTACGAGTAATGATGAGATGCAAGATTGGAATGATATGAACAATTTATGCAATAAGTTTTTAAATGATTTAGAAAAGCTTAACTGGTCTGGCTATAAAACTTTAACTTGCTATTTTGTAAATCCTAGAGTAAATAAATTAGGAAATTTAGAGTATGATATAGTATTCCATGGAATACTAAAAGATGAGGTACATGTAACTGATAATAAAAAGGATCCAGATACTAAAAGTTCAAAAGATGTTAAAGAAGATGGTAAAACTATAAATGAACGAAAATCAGAAGTGAAAAACGGAAGTTCTTTTGAAGATGCTATAGGACCAATAAAATCAAATAATATTTTAGGTACTTTAAAAGAAAATTATAAGCAAATATATTATTTTAATATAGATAAACCAACAGATATAGATATAAACTTAGAGAATAAAAGTAATGAAAAAATAGCATGGAAGGTATATAGTGAAGAAAATATAGACGATTGCATTGGATATCCTAATATTAATGGTAAGTTTTTAAATGGAAAAATTCATGTTAGTAAAAAAGGTAAGTATTATTTAGTTGTATACAAGTACTCAAAAGAAACAGTAGATTATAACTTTAAAATAGATGGACTTAATGATGAGGAAATGGTAGCTGAATCAGAACCCAATAATTGCTTTGAACAAGCTAATAAGTTAAAGTTAGGTGATACAATATTAGGTGAAGTAAGTAAAAATGATTATATGGATATATATACATTTGATATAAAAGACAAAAGAGAAGTAAGTATAAATTTATCTAAACTAGGTAGTGGAGAGATTAATTGGCTAGTATTCAGTGCTAATGATTTAACTAACTATAAGTTCTATGCATTAAAGAATGGAAATAATATGAGTAATAAATTTATTACAGAGCCAGGAAAATATTATATAAGTGTATATAAGATAAGTGAGAATGGTGGAAAGTATAGTTTAAGTATAAAATAA
- a CDS encoding DNA polymerase III subunit alpha has protein sequence MKGQKFVHLHTHTEYSLLDGSGKIGGLIERAKELGMDSLAITDHGTMFGCVDFYKKAKEAGIKPIIGSEIYVASKSMNIKRNDRENKNHHLVLLVKNEIGYKNLMKIVSKAAIDGFYYKPRVDHEYLREHSEGLIALSACLAGEVSYNLLNGTKEKAREVALFYKDIFKDGFYLELQYHGIDKQLRVNEMLIELSRELDIPLVATNDVHYIKKEDAKSHDVLLCIQTGKTLDDTDRMRYEPQNFYLKSPEEMYDTFSYVPEALENTVKIAEECNFDYVFHESKLPNFPLPESKDHFEYMKELCYKGLKVRYPEITPELKERLEYELGVIKQMGYVDYFLIVWDFFRFSHEKGIMTGPGRGSAAGSLVAYTLGITKIDPIKYNLIFERFLNPERVSMPDIDSDFCYERRGEVIDYVVEKYGKDNVSQIVTFGTMAPRACIRDVGRAMNYSYAEVDRIAKMIPTVLGITIDKALEMNPELKEAYDIDSRVKELIDVARDLEGLPRHTSTHAAGVVIASQPLVNYVPLSKNEEAIVTQFTMTTLEELGLLKMDFLGLRTLTVIRDAIDLVKKKTGTEIDLDKINFEDENVYAMLGKGKTVGVFQLESAGMTNFMKELKPESLEDIIAGISLYRPGPMAEIPKYIKNKNNPKDIEYLTPKLEPILNVTYGVMVYQEQVMQIVRDLAGYSMGRSDLVRRAMSKKKHKVMEEERKNFIYGIEDEKGNVIVPGCLRNGISEEVANKIYDQMMDFASYAFNKSHAAAYAVVAYYTAYLVYYYPTEFMAAILNSVRGNSDKVAAYIRAAKQMEIEVLPPKINKSFGKFTVQNGKIRFGLSAIKNVGENVVDNIAKVREEKGEFNSFVDFCNKISSGSINKRMVESLVKAGAFDCFGIYRSQILAVYEKIIDSVVNQRKKNIDGQMSLFGSFDDEFKDTEIKYPAIDEFDKKSKLAMEKEMTGLYLTGHPLEDYEEVLKNRTSAKTTDIIVDESLEEELIDEVTLHIEEQNSKIKDGDKVIIGGLITNVTRKITRTNSMMAFITLEDLYSSIEVIIFPKTLEQFNKIIMEDEIVLIKGRVTKREDEQPKIICDYIERVFNFSSKKLYIQIENKKMLSQTKSDIKKIAILNNGNIPIYICTKEERKKFLISREFWINENEDVLKIIKQKYGEENVKLL, from the coding sequence ATGAAAGGACAGAAGTTCGTTCATTTACATACCCATACAGAATATAGTCTGTTAGATGGTTCCGGTAAAATTGGTGGATTAATAGAAAGAGCAAAAGAATTAGGTATGGATAGTTTAGCAATAACGGATCATGGAACTATGTTTGGATGTGTAGATTTTTATAAAAAAGCTAAAGAAGCTGGAATAAAACCTATTATAGGGTCGGAAATATATGTAGCTTCAAAGTCCATGAATATTAAAAGAAATGATAGAGAAAATAAAAATCATCATTTAGTTCTTTTAGTAAAGAATGAAATTGGATATAAAAATCTTATGAAAATAGTATCAAAAGCAGCTATAGATGGATTTTATTATAAACCAAGAGTAGATCATGAATATTTAAGGGAACATAGTGAAGGACTTATAGCACTAAGTGCTTGTCTTGCAGGAGAAGTTTCCTATAATTTATTAAATGGAACTAAAGAAAAAGCAAGAGAGGTTGCTTTATTTTATAAAGATATATTTAAAGATGGCTTTTATTTAGAACTTCAATATCATGGAATAGATAAACAACTTAGAGTAAATGAGATGTTAATAGAATTATCAAGGGAGTTAGATATTCCACTAGTTGCAACAAATGACGTTCACTATATAAAAAAAGAAGATGCAAAATCTCATGATGTATTACTTTGCATTCAAACAGGAAAAACATTAGATGATACAGATAGAATGAGATATGAACCTCAAAACTTTTATTTAAAATCACCTGAGGAAATGTACGATACTTTTTCATATGTACCAGAGGCTTTAGAAAATACAGTTAAAATAGCTGAAGAGTGTAATTTTGATTATGTATTTCATGAGTCTAAACTTCCAAACTTCCCACTTCCAGAAAGTAAGGATCATTTTGAATATATGAAAGAGTTATGTTACAAGGGACTTAAAGTTAGATATCCGGAAATAACTCCAGAGTTAAAGGAAAGACTAGAATATGAACTTGGGGTTATAAAGCAAATGGGGTATGTAGATTATTTCTTAATTGTATGGGACTTTTTTAGATTTTCTCATGAAAAAGGAATAATGACAGGTCCAGGAAGGGGTTCAGCAGCAGGGTCCCTTGTTGCCTACACTTTAGGAATTACAAAGATAGACCCAATTAAATATAATTTAATATTTGAAAGATTTTTAAATCCAGAACGTGTATCTATGCCTGATATAGATTCGGATTTTTGTTACGAAAGACGTGGAGAAGTTATTGATTATGTAGTTGAAAAGTATGGAAAAGATAATGTATCTCAAATTGTTACATTTGGAACGATGGCTCCTAGAGCTTGTATAAGAGATGTTGGAAGAGCAATGAATTATTCTTATGCAGAAGTAGATAGAATAGCTAAAATGATTCCAACGGTGCTTGGTATAACAATAGATAAAGCATTAGAAATGAATCCAGAGTTAAAAGAAGCTTATGACATTGATAGTAGGGTAAAAGAACTTATAGATGTAGCAAGAGATCTTGAGGGACTACCAAGACATACATCAACACATGCAGCTGGTGTAGTTATAGCATCCCAACCACTTGTTAATTATGTGCCACTTTCTAAAAATGAAGAAGCAATAGTTACTCAATTTACAATGACAACACTTGAGGAACTTGGACTTTTAAAAATGGACTTTTTAGGACTTAGAACTTTAACAGTTATAAGAGATGCAATAGATCTTGTTAAGAAAAAGACTGGGACTGAAATAGACCTAGATAAAATAAATTTCGAAGATGAAAATGTATATGCAATGCTTGGAAAAGGAAAGACGGTTGGTGTTTTCCAATTAGAATCAGCTGGAATGACAAACTTCATGAAAGAGCTTAAACCAGAAAGCTTAGAAGACATAATAGCTGGAATAAGTCTTTACAGACCAGGTCCTATGGCGGAAATACCAAAGTATATAAAAAATAAAAACAACCCTAAAGATATAGAATATTTAACACCTAAGCTTGAACCAATATTAAATGTAACTTATGGAGTTATGGTGTATCAAGAGCAAGTTATGCAAATAGTTAGAGATCTTGCAGGATATTCTATGGGAAGAAGTGATTTGGTTCGTCGTGCCATGTCTAAAAAGAAACATAAAGTCATGGAAGAAGAAAGAAAAAACTTTATATACGGCATTGAAGATGAAAAAGGAAATGTAATAGTACCAGGATGCTTAAGAAATGGTATTAGTGAAGAAGTTGCAAATAAAATTTATGATCAAATGATGGACTTTGCAAGTTATGCATTTAATAAATCCCATGCTGCGGCATATGCAGTTGTAGCCTACTACACAGCTTATTTGGTTTATTATTATCCAACAGAATTTATGGCGGCGATTTTAAATAGTGTAAGAGGAAATAGTGATAAAGTTGCAGCTTATATAAGAGCAGCAAAACAAATGGAAATAGAAGTACTGCCTCCTAAGATAAATAAAAGTTTTGGTAAATTTACTGTTCAAAATGGTAAAATACGCTTTGGATTATCTGCTATAAAAAATGTAGGTGAAAATGTAGTTGATAATATAGCAAAGGTTAGAGAGGAAAAGGGAGAATTTAATTCATTTGTGGACTTTTGCAACAAAATTTCATCAGGAAGTATAAATAAGAGAATGGTTGAAAGCTTAGTTAAAGCAGGAGCCTTTGATTGTTTTGGAATTTACCGTTCACAAATTTTAGCTGTGTATGAAAAAATAATAGATTCTGTAGTAAATCAAAGAAAGAAAAATATAGATGGACAAATGAGTTTATTTGGAAGTTTTGATGATGAATTTAAAGATACGGAAATAAAATATCCTGCCATAGACGAGTTTGATAAAAAAAGTAAATTAGCAATGGAAAAAGAAATGACAGGTCTATATTTAACAGGTCATCCACTAGAAGATTATGAAGAAGTACTAAAAAATAGAACTAGTGCAAAAACTACTGACATTATAGTAGATGAATCATTAGAAGAAGAACTTATAGATGAAGTAACTCTTCATATTGAAGAACAAAACTCAAAAATAAAAGATGGCGATAAAGTAATAATAGGTGGACTTATCACTAATGTAACTAGAAAAATAACAAGAACAAATAGCATGATGGCTTTTATAACTTTAGAAGATTTATATAGTTCTATTGAAGTTATAATATTCCCAAAAACTTTAGAACAGTTCAATAAAATAATAATGGAAGATGAAATTGTACTAATAAAGGGAAGAGTTACAAAGAGAGAAGATGAACAACCTAAAATTATTTGTGATTATATAGAGAGAGTATTTAATTTCTCATCAAAAAAACTTTATATTCAAATTGAAAATAAAAAAATGCTTTCACAAACTAAGAGTGACATAAAAAAAATTGCTATTTTAAATAATGGGAATATACCAATATACATCTGTACAAAAGAAGAAAGAAAAAAATTTTTAATATCCAGAGAATTTTGGATTAATGAAAATGAAGATGTTTTAAAAATTATTAAACAAAAATATGGTGAAGAAAACGTAAAGCTTTTATAA